One window of the Magnolia sinica isolate HGM2019 chromosome 19, MsV1, whole genome shotgun sequence genome contains the following:
- the LOC131234407 gene encoding filament-like plant protein codes for MDRRSWLWRKKSSEKSPGETESSGSLSSLSERFSDEQDASRASPSHTQSPEISSKLADGEVHDSVTRLTSKLVDGEVDDNVKSLTEKLSAALSNINAKEDLVKQHARVAEEAVSGWEKAEKEVAALKQQLEAAARKNSVFEDRVLQLDGALKECVRQLRQSREDQDQKIHEALLKKTREWESTKLQLENQLSGLQTQLQAAKAEDAASADHDLQKKLRAAEKENTALKLQLHTNAEELKVRTLERDLSTQTAETASKQHLESIKKVAKLEAECRRLQAVARKASSVNEHRPIGGSFYVESLMDSLSDSRERLPAVKIDTHKMRNMELNECEPSCSDLWASALITELDQFKNEKAIGKNFTSSSVDIDIMDDFLEMERLVALPETKDGGCHHESGAVMDQPNSRNSPFKAELEAVLQRAEELEKKLQSVEGEKARLEMTLAESQDQLKMSWNQLMEAEEKLVELQRQLHSVNEQKQAKEMEIEAANAKTEAVESQLKTVDSEVRTLHAKVASLEVVIEEERALSVEVAAKCRTLEDELSRRKREAELRSATYSNGELKTKQEELVAARKLADCQKTIASLGQQLKSLASLEDFFLDSNIPELIGGSLVPGGELSDSYFPKMKAESAKIINGSNPPNDINVESPLSSNSSSLENQAPEKIRNGFGKLFSRSKNTSTCKENQ; via the exons ATGGATCGTCGGAGTTGGCTGTGGAGGAAGAAGTCTTCTGAGAAGAGTCCTGGCGAAACCGAAAGCTCAGGGTCTTTGTCTTCTCTTTCCGAAAGGTTCTCTGATGAGCAG GATGCATCAAGAGCATCTCCAAGTCATACTCAATCACCAGAGATTTCATCGAAGCTGGCAGATGGCGAAGTCCATGACAGTGTGACAAGGCTGACGTCAAAGCTTGTGGATGGTGAAGTTGATGACAATGTGAAGAGTCTGACTGAGAAACTATCAGCTGCTCTTTCGAACATCAATGCTAAAGAAGATTTGGTTAAGCAGCATGCCAGAGTTGCAGAAGAAGCTGTTTCAG GCTGGGAGAAGGCGGAAAAGGAAGTAGCGGCTTTGAAGCAGCAGCTTGAAGCTGCGGCTCGGAAGAATTCAGTTTTTGAAGATCGAGTCCTCCAACTAGACGGTGCTCTCAAGGAATGTGTAAGGCAGCTTCGGCAATCAAGAGAGGATCAAGACCAGAAGATCCATGAGGCTCTTCTCAAGAAAACCCGTGAATGGGAATCTACCAAGCTTCAGCTTGAGAACCAGCTCTCTGGACTCCAGACCCAGCTGCAAGCTGCCAAAGCCGAAGATGCTGCCTCTGCAGATCACGACCTCCAGAAGAAGCTCAGAGCTGCAGAGAAAGAGAACACGGCTCTCAAGCTCCAGCTCCACACTAATGCTGAGGAGCTCAAAGTTAGGACTCTGGAGCGAGACCTGAGCACCCAAACAGCCGAAACAGCTAGCAAGCAGCATTTGGAGAGTATAAAAAAGGTTGCCAAGCTTGAGGCTGAATGCCGTAGACTCCAGGCCGTGGCCCGCAAGGCATCTTCAGTTAATGAGCACAGGCCCATTGGTGGATCTTTTTATGTAGAATCGCTCATGGATAGCCTATCGGATAGCCGAGAACGGTTGCCTGCAGTCAAGATCGATACACATAAGATGCGTAACATGGAGTTGAATGAGTGTGAGCCAAGCTGTTCGGACTTGTGGGCATCGGCTCTAATTACCGAACTCGATCAGTTCAAGAACGAGAAGGCCATTGGGAAAAACTTCACATCCTCTTCTGTAGATATTGATATCATGGATGATTTCCTTGAGATGGAAAGGCTGGTGGCTTTGCCTGAGACTAAAGATGGTGGCTGCCACCATGAGTCCGGAGCTGTTATGGATCAACCGAATAGCCGAAACAGCCCATTCAAAGCTGAGCTCGAAGCTGTGCTTCAGAGGGCAGAGGAATTAGAAAAGAAGTTACAAAGTGTGGAAGGTGAGAAAGCGAGATTGGAGATGACATTGGCCGAAAGCCAAGATCAACTCAAGATGTCGTGGAATCAGCTGATGGAAGCTGAGGAGAAGCTGGTGGAGTTGCAAAGGCAGTTGCATTCGGTTAATGAGCAGAAGCAAGCTAAGGAGATGGAAATAGAGGCTGCAAATGCAAAGACAGAGGCAGTGGAATCACAGCTCAAAACAGTGGATTCTGAGGTTCGGACACTTCATGCCAAAGTAGCTTCATTGGAAGTGGTGATTGAAGAAGAGCGGGCATTGTCAGTGGAAGTTGCAGCGAAGTGTCGGACCTTGGAGGATGAGCTTTCAAGGAGGAAACGTGAAGCAGAGCTGCGGTCGGCCACCTACTCCAATGGCGAATTGAAGACAAAACAG GAGGAGCTGGTGGCTGCTCGGAAGCTTGCAGATTGTCAGAAGACAATCGCCTCTCTTGGGCAGCAGTTAAAATCATTGGCAAGTTTAGAGGACTTCTTTCTCGATTCCAACATTCCAGAGCTAATTGGAGGATCGTTGGTTCCTGGAGGAGAACTAAGCGATTCATATTTCCCAAAAATGAAAGCAGAATCAGCAAAAATCATCAATGGTTCTAATCCTCCAAATGATATAAACGTGGAGTCGCCACTATCATCTAACTCGTCCTCATTAGAAAATCAAGCTCCCGAGAAAATCCGAAATGGGTTTGGAAAGCTGTTTTCTCGGAGTAAGAACACTAGTACTTGTAAAGAAAAtcaatga